Part of the Subtercola frigoramans genome, GTCCGTTGCGGGCCCTGCTCAAGGAGCGCGCGGTGCGGGTGTTCGTCGAGGATGATGCCGAGTGGCTGGCGCGCGCCGTCGCCTCGGAGCCCGTCGCGCGGGCACAGGCGGGTGCAGCCGATTCCCTGGCCTCGGCTGTGATCGGCGATATTGCGGCAGGCTCCACTGTCGGTCGCGAGTTCGGCGCGTCGTTCAGCGTCAACCGCATCCGGATGATCGGGGGAGACCCGCGGGCGCTCGCCACAGCTCTCGGCGGCACGCCCGACGTGGCAGTCTATGCGGATGAGGTCACCCGCGCGCCGCGCATCGAGCTGCTGCCGTTCCTCCGTGAGCAGGCCGTGAGCATGACCAACCATCGCTTCGGCAACCCGAGCTCGCTTGCCTCCCGCGCGCTCCCTCTCCCATCGGCCCCGCCGTTCGAGTAGCCCCGCCGTTTGAGTAGCCTCGCCGTTTGAGTAGCCCCGCCGGGGCGTATCGAAACCTCCAACGCGTCGACGGCTTCGATACGCCCGCTCCTGCGGCGCAGACTACTCGACCAGCGCGCAGGAGCTGAGAGGGACATCCAGTGGATGCTCACCTCCACGCGCCAGCGCTGACGAAGCTGTGCTCGGCAGAACACCTCAGCTCCCTGATCCCTGACCGCTGTCGCTGCTCTACGGCGCTGAAAGCGCTGCCGCGACGATGGCAAGGGCATCCTGCTCGCTGAGGCCCAGTTCGCGGGCTCGCGAGGCATAAGCCGCCGCCGCGAGCTGCGCTTGGCGTGCCGGGCCTGTGCCCTGCGGGGCAATGGAGGTCCCGTTGCGGCCCTCGGTGGTGACGAATTCGTCGCGTTCGAGCTCGCGGTACACCTTCGCGACCGTGTTTGCGGCCAGCGACAGCTCTTCGGCGAGACGCCGCACGGCCGGCAGGCGGGTGCCGGCAACGAGATCCCCGCGCTGAACAGCGGTGATGATCTGCACGCGCAGCTGTTCAGAGACGGGCGCGGGCAGCCGGGCATCCACTTCGATGCTCACACCGGCGATGGATGCCCGGCGAACCCCTGCCGCATCACGCACGCCGCCCACCTCGCCCATCGCAGCACACCGGCCCGCACACCTGCCCGCTGCCCGACTACCGCTTGATGAGGTTCGACAGCACGA contains:
- a CDS encoding GntR family transcriptional regulator, giving the protein MRDAAGVRRASIAGVSIEVDARLPAPVSEQLRVQIITAVQRGDLVAGTRLPAVRRLAEELSLAANTVAKVYRELERDEFVTTEGRNGTSIAPQGTGPARQAQLAAAAYASRARELGLSEQDALAIVAAALSAP